The Streptomyces sp. NBC_00454 DNA segment GTGGCCCTGGTGCTGTTCGCCCTCTCCATGGCCTTCACCGCGCTGCTCATGCGTCGCCGCGGCGGACTGATCGAAGCAGGTGACTGAGGACCATGACTCAGGTAATCGACCGCAGCACCACCCGGACCCGGGGTTCCGGTAGCGCGGATTCCGCCCGGGCCGTGCGCACCGCGCGCCGCCGGGCCGCACTGCACTGGGTCGCCGTGCACAGCCTCGGCGTCGCGGCGGCGCTCTTCTTCGTCATGCCGTTCGTCTTCCTCTTCCTGACCTCGCTCATGAGCGACCAGCAGGCCCTGACCCGCAACCTGTGGCCGCACACCTGGGAATGGGGCAACTACGCCAAGGTCTGGAACACCCCCGGGTTCCTGACCTGGTGGCGCAACACCCTGCTCTACGCGGGCCTCGGCACCCTGCTGACCGTGGTCTCCTCGGTGCCCGTCGCCTACGCGCTCGCCAAGTTCCGCTTCCGCGGCCGGCGGCTGTCGCTGCTGCTCGTGATCGCCATGATGATGCTGCCGCCCCAGGTGGTCGTCATCCCGATGTACCTCTTCTGGGCCAAACAGCTCGACCTGTCCGGCACCCTGTGGCCGCTGATCATCCCGATGGCCTTCGGCGACGCCTTCTCCATCTTCCTGCTGCGCCAGTTCCTGCTGACCATCCCCGACGAGTACCTGGACGCCGCCAAGGTCGACGGCTGCGGCGAGGTGCGCACCCTGCTGCGGGTGGTCCTGCCGATGGCCAAACCCGGCATCGCGGCGGTCGCGCTGTTCCAGTTCTTCTGCGCCTGGAACGACTACTTCGGCCCGCAGATCTACGCCTCCGACAACCCGGCCGCCTGGACCCTCAGTTACGGACTGGAGTCCTTCAAGGGCGCCCACCACACCAACTGGAATCTGACCATGGCCGCGACCGTGCTGGTCATGGCCCCGGTGATCGTCCTCTTCTTCTTCGCCCAGAAGGCGTTCGTCGAAGGCGTCACCCTGACCGGAGTGAAAGGCTAGTCACGATGAAACTCGCAGTGGTGGGCGGCGGTTCCACCTACACCCCCGAGCTGATCGACGGCTTCGCGCGGCTGCGCGACACCCTGCCCATCAGCGAGCTGGTGCTGATCGACCCGGCCGCCGAGCGGCTCGAGCTGATCGGCGGCCTCGCCCGGCGGATCTTCGCCAAGCAGGGGCACCCCGGCCTGATCACCACCACCTCCGACCTCGACGCGGGCGTCGCCGGCGCCGACGCGGTCCTGCTCCAGCTGCGCATCGGCGGGCAGGCCGCCCGGCTCCAGGACGAGACCTGGCCGCTGGAATGCGGCTGCGTCGGCCAGGAGACCACCGGCGCCGGCGGCCTCGCCAAGGCGCTGCGCACCGTCCCGGTGGTCCTCGACATCGCCGAGCGGGTCCGGCGCTCCAACCCGGACGCCTGGATCATCGACTTCACCAACCCGGTCGGGATCGTCACCCGCGCCCTGCTCCAGGCCGGGCACAAGGCCGTCGGGCTCTGCAACGTCGCCATCGGCTTCCAGCGGCGGTTCGCCGCGATGCTGGACCTGACCCCGGCCGACATCCACCTCGACCACGTGGGCCTCAACCACCTCACCTGGGAGCTGGGGGTGCGCAAGGGCGGCCCCGAGGGCGAGAACCTGCTGCCGCAGCTGCTGGCCGCGCACGGCGAGGCCATCGCCGCCGACCTTCGCCTGCCGCGCGCGGTCCTGGACCGGCTCGGCGTGGTCCCCTCGTACTACCTGCGCTACTTCTACGCGCACGACGAGGTGGTCCGCGAGCTCGCCACCAAGCCCTCGCGCGCCGCCGAGGTCGCCGCGATGGAGAAGGAACTCCTCGGCCTGTACGGGGATCCCGCGCTCGACGAAAAGCCGGAACTGCTCGCCAAGCGCGGCGGCGCCTTCTACTCGGAGGCCGCCGTGGACCTGGCCGCGGCCCTGCTGGGCGACGGCGGCAGCGCCCTGCAGGTGGTCAACACCCTCAACAACGGCACCCTGCCCTTCCTCCCGGACGACGCGGTCATCGAGGTCCAGGCCCGGGTGGACCGCTCCGGACCGGTGCCGCTCGCCGTGCCCCGCCTCGACCCCCTGTACTCCGGACTGATCGCCCACGTGACGGCGTACGAGGACCTCGCGCTGGACGCGGCGCTGCGCGGCGGCCGCGAGCGGGTCTTCAGGGCACTGCTGGCGCACCCGCTGGTCGGCCAGTACGACCTCGCCGAGGGGCTGACCGACCGGCTCCTCGCGCACAACAAGGAGCACCTGGCATGGGCGTGAGCCGACCCGCCCACCCGTCCGCGGGCGCGGCGGTCCTCGCCGTCGACGCGGGCAACAGCAAGACGGACGTGGCGCTGATCGCCGCGGACGGCACGGTGCTCTCGACCGGGCGCGCGGGCGGCTTCCAGCCCCCGCGCGTCGGGGTGGAAACGGCGGTGGACGTCCTCGGGCAGGCCGTCGAGGAGGCGGCCGAGGCCGCCGGACTGTCCCGGCCCGCGCCCGGGAACCCGTACGCCGTCCAGGTCTCGGCCTGCCTGGCCAACGCGGACCTCCCCGTGGAGGAGCGGCTGCTCGCGCAGGCCATCGGAGCGCGCGGCTGGGGCGCGGCCACCGAGGTCCGCAACGACACCTTCGCCATCCTGCGGGCGGGACTGGCCGCGGCCGAGGGGCCGCGCGGGGTCGCGGTGGTGTGCGGGGCCGGCATCAACTGCGTGGGCATGCTGCCCGACGGGCGCACGGCCCGCTTCCCCGCGCTCGGGCAGATCTCCGGCGACTGGGGCGGCGGCGGCGGACTGGCCGCCGAGGCCATGTGGTGGGCGGCGCGGGCCGAGGACGGCCGCGGCGGCCCGACCGCACTGGCGGCGGCGCTGCCCGGGCATTTCGGGCTGGGTTCCATGTACGAGCTGATCGAGGCCGTGCACCTGGGCTCGCTCGCGCCCGGCCGCGTCCACGAGCTGGTACCGGTGCTGTTCGCCACGGCCGCGGCCGGCGATCCGGTGGCCTCGGCGCTGGTGGAACGGCAGGCGGACGAGGTGGTCGCACTGGCCTCCGTCGCACTGGAGCGGCTCGGCCTGCTGACCGAGGAAGCGCCCGTACTCCTGGGCGGCAGCGTGCTGGCGGCCCGCCACCCGCAGCTGAACGGCCGGATCGAGGCGCTGCTCGCCGAACGGGCCCCGTACGCCCGGGTCTCGGTGGTGACGGCCCCGCCGGTCCTGGGCGCCGGCCTGCTGGGCCTGGACGCCCTCGGAGCCGGCCCGGAGGCCTACGAAAAGCTCCGTGCCCATTTCGTTGACTGCTCCCCTTCTCTGAAGGCAAGAACTCTGCCCCTCGGGTTGAGCGGGGATTCCTAGCTCACGCTGC contains these protein-coding regions:
- a CDS encoding carbohydrate ABC transporter permease; translated protein: MTQVIDRSTTRTRGSGSADSARAVRTARRRAALHWVAVHSLGVAAALFFVMPFVFLFLTSLMSDQQALTRNLWPHTWEWGNYAKVWNTPGFLTWWRNTLLYAGLGTLLTVVSSVPVAYALAKFRFRGRRLSLLLVIAMMMLPPQVVVIPMYLFWAKQLDLSGTLWPLIIPMAFGDAFSIFLLRQFLLTIPDEYLDAAKVDGCGEVRTLLRVVLPMAKPGIAAVALFQFFCAWNDYFGPQIYASDNPAAWTLSYGLESFKGAHHTNWNLTMAATVLVMAPVIVLFFFAQKAFVEGVTLTGVKG
- a CDS encoding N-acetylglucosamine kinase — its product is MGVSRPAHPSAGAAVLAVDAGNSKTDVALIAADGTVLSTGRAGGFQPPRVGVETAVDVLGQAVEEAAEAAGLSRPAPGNPYAVQVSACLANADLPVEERLLAQAIGARGWGAATEVRNDTFAILRAGLAAAEGPRGVAVVCGAGINCVGMLPDGRTARFPALGQISGDWGGGGGLAAEAMWWAARAEDGRGGPTALAAALPGHFGLGSMYELIEAVHLGSLAPGRVHELVPVLFATAAAGDPVASALVERQADEVVALASVALERLGLLTEEAPVLLGGSVLAARHPQLNGRIEALLAERAPYARVSVVTAPPVLGAGLLGLDALGAGPEAYEKLRAHFVDCSPSLKARTLPLGLSGDS
- a CDS encoding 6-phospho-beta-glucosidase, with product MKLAVVGGGSTYTPELIDGFARLRDTLPISELVLIDPAAERLELIGGLARRIFAKQGHPGLITTTSDLDAGVAGADAVLLQLRIGGQAARLQDETWPLECGCVGQETTGAGGLAKALRTVPVVLDIAERVRRSNPDAWIIDFTNPVGIVTRALLQAGHKAVGLCNVAIGFQRRFAAMLDLTPADIHLDHVGLNHLTWELGVRKGGPEGENLLPQLLAAHGEAIAADLRLPRAVLDRLGVVPSYYLRYFYAHDEVVRELATKPSRAAEVAAMEKELLGLYGDPALDEKPELLAKRGGAFYSEAAVDLAAALLGDGGSALQVVNTLNNGTLPFLPDDAVIEVQARVDRSGPVPLAVPRLDPLYSGLIAHVTAYEDLALDAALRGGRERVFRALLAHPLVGQYDLAEGLTDRLLAHNKEHLAWA